GCGCAAGCGGGCGCCAACCGTCTCGAACTCGTCACCGCGACGGGCGAGGGCGGCCTTACGCCAAGCCTCGGCCTGATCGAGGCGGCAGTGGCGGCGGTTGAAATTCCCGTGAACGTGATCGTGCGGCCGCATAGCCGCTCGTTCGTGTACGACGCCGACGACTACGCGGTGATGTTGCGGGACGTGCGGGCGGTCAAGGCAGCGGGCGCGAACGGTGTCGTGATCGGCATGCTGGACGCTGAAGGCGGAATCGACCGCGAAGGTCTCGCCCGCGCGATCGATGCGGCTGACGGACTGGCCGTCACCTTCCATCGCGCGTTCGACGAAGCGCGTGATCTGCGCGAATCGCTCGACGTGCTGCTCGGTTTCGACGCCGTGACGAACGTGTTGACCTCGGGTGGGCGACCGTCGGCACTGCACGCGAAAGCCACGATCCGTGAACTGGTGCGGCAAGCCTCCGGTTCGCATTTGACGGTGCTGGCCGGCGCCGGTTTGACGGTCGAGGCGATCACTGGTTTTGTGAGCAGCACGCAAGTCGAAGCGGTGCATTTCGGTTCGGGCGTTCGGGTGGACGATAACGGTCTCGCGCCGGTAGACGCCGACAAGGTCGCGAGGGTCAGAGCGCTGCTGGACGCGCAGGCGTGAGCGTCCCGACGCATCGCGCGGATAAATCATCGGGCAAAGAAAATGCCGCTTCGGGAGCGATCCCGAAGCGGCATGTATGCACGCATGTCCGCGTGCGACTAACCGCGCGGCTAGTCTTGCGATAACACTACTTCGCGACGACCACCGGAATCCCGCGCAACTGTCCCGCGCCTTTCACCTCTTCCAGCGATTTGCGCACCGACTCACCCGTCGCCGCTTCGATCTGCAAGCGTGCGGCGAGATCGCGCTCGCCACGCTTCACACCCGCCAGATTCGCGAGCTTCACATGACCATAGCCGCGCACGCGGGCGTGCAGGTCCGCCAGCTTCGCCACTTCTTCGAGGTTGTCGGCATCGAGCTTCGCGAGCGCACGCTGCAACGTGGTTTCGTAATCGCCGGCGAGTTCGCGCTCCATCTTGCGCTCCAGCGTGCGGCCGAACGGATCGAGCAGCGTGCCGCGCAGACCGCGGAATTTCGCCAGCGTGCCGAGCACCGGCCACATCCATTGACCGAAGGTTTTCTTGGCCGGATTCTTGCCGGGTTCCGGGCGCGTGAGCGTGGGCGGCGCGAGATTGAACTTGATGCCGAAGTCCTTGCCGGCCACGCCTTCGAATTGCGCTTCCAGTGCTTCACGGAACGCGGCATCGGTATGCAGGCGCGCCACTTCGTATTCGTCCTTCACCGCGAGCAGGCGATAGAACGTGGTCGCCACCGCGCGCGTCACGCGCTCGCTGTTCGCATCCACGGCGGTTTCCGCGCGGCGTGCCGCATCGACCAACGCGCGATAGCGCTTCTGGTAGCTCGCGCCGCCGTAAATCTGGAGACGCCCTTCGCGATGCGCGATCAGTTCGTCGAGCGTATCGACGCGCACAGTCTGCTTCGCCTGATGCCGTGCTTGCCACAGCGATTCGAGCGCGGCCGGATCTTCGGCGGCGAGGCGGCCGATCGAAAACGCCAACTGGTTCATCGGCACCGCGACGTTGTTCAACTCGATCGCGCGCATCATCGCGCCGAACGATACCGGCACCAGACCGAGTTGCCAGGCATAACCGAGCATCAGAATGTTCGCACCGATGGTGTCGCCGAGAAAGCGCGTGGCGAGCGCCTGCGCGTCGCACGTCGACATGCGCTCCGCGCCGGCCGCGTGACGCATCTTGTCGAGCAGCGCGTCGGCGTGCAGCGTTGCGTCCGGATTCGTCACGAACGTCGCGTTCGGAATCGCGTGCGTGTTCACGACAATGCGCGTGCGGCCATGACGCACCGTTTGCAGCGCATCGGCGCTTGCGCCGACCACCATGTCGCAGGCGAGCAGCACGTCGGCCTGTTGCGTGTCGATGCGCACCTGGTTGAGCCACTCGTCGCGCGCGGCAAAACGCACGAACGAGAGCACCGAGCCGCCCTTTTGCGCGAAGCCCATGAAGTCGAGCACCGACGCGCTCTTGCCTTCCAGATGTGCCGCCATGCTGATCAACGCGCCGACCGTCACGACGCCCGTACCGCCAACGCCCGTCACCAGAATGTCGTACGGCGCGGCGTCGAGATGCGTGGCGGGAATCGGCAGCGCATCGACGCGCGCGGCAAGTGCGGCCGGATCGAACGCGGCGCCCGCCGCTTTCTTCAGCTTGCCGCCTTCCACCGTGACGAAGCTCGGGCAGAAGCCGTTCACGCACGAGTAGTCTTTGTTGCACGACGATTGATCGATGCGGCGCTTGCGGCCCAATGCGGTTTCGACCGGTTCCACCGAGAGGCAATTCGACTGCACGCCGCAATCGCCGCAGCCTTCGCAAACCTCTTCGTTGATGAAAAGACGCTTGTCCGGATCGGGGAATTCGCCTTTTTTCCGGCGCCGGCGTTTTTCCGCCGCGCAGGTTTGGTCGTAGATCAGCACGGTCACGCCGTCGGTGTCGCGCAATTGGCGCTGCACGGCATCCATTTCACTGCGATGGTGAAACGTGGTGCCCTTCGGAAAGAGGTCGTGATGGCCGTCGTACTTTTCCGGCTCGTCGCTGACCACGACGAAGCGCGACACCCCTTCGGCTTCCACCTGACGCGCGATCTGCGGCACCGAGATGCTGCCGTCCACCGGCTGGCCGCCCGTCATCGCGACGGCGTCGTTATAGAGAATCTTGTACGTGATGGTGGCTTTCGCGGCGACCGCCTGGCGGATCGCCAGAATGCCGGAATGGAAGTACGTGCCGTCGCCGAGATTCTGGAACACGTGGCGCGTTTTCGTGAACATGGAATGCGACGCCCAGTCCACGCCTTCACCGCCCATCTGGATGAGACCGGTCGTGTCGCGCTCCATCCACGACGCCATGAAGTGACAGCCGATCCCCGCATGCGCGATCGACCCTTCCGGCACTTTGGTGGACGTATTGTGCGGACAACCCGAGCAGAAGTACGGCGTGCGCTTCACGCTGTCCGCCGCGTTGGAGAGAATTTGCGGCGCGACCAGATCGACCACGCGTTCGCGGCGATCGAGCGCGGGCTTGTGCTTCGCGAGCCAGTTGGCGAACACCGGCAGAATGCGCGACGGCCGCAATTCACCGAGCGAGGACAGCAGTAGCGTGCCGTCTTCGGCATTCTTACCGACGACGATCGGCCGCGTGCCTTGCGTGCGGTTGTACAGATAGTCCTTGATCTGCTGTTCGATGACCGGGCCTTTCTCCTCGATCACCAGCACTTCGGACAGGCCGGAGACGAACGCGTCGATACGCGTCATTTCCAGCGGAAACGACAGGCCGACCTTGTAGATGCGCACACCGGCCGCCTCCAGATCGGCGACCGTCAGATCGAGGCGGCGCAGCGTTTCCATCAGGTCCAGATGCGCCTTGCCGCAGGTCACGATCCCCACGTTCGCATGCGGGCTCGGCGCGATCCATTTGTCGATGCTGTTCACGCGCGCGAAGTGGCGCACCGCGTCGAGCTTGGCATGCATGCGCGACTCGATCGTCAGGCTCGGCAGATCCGGCCAGCGATTGTGCAGGCCGCCGGCCGGCGCTTCGAAATCCTGCGGCGCGGCCCAGTCGGTGCGCAGCGCGTCGAGATCGACGGTCGAGCCCGACTCGACCGTTTCGGAGATCGCCTTGTAGCCGACCCACGCGCCGGAGAAGCGCGACAGCGCCCAGCCGTACAAACCGAATTCGAGCATGTCGGCGATGTTCGATGGATTGACGACCGGCATATGCCAGGCCATCAACGCGAAGTCGCTCTGATGCGGCATGGACGACGACACGCAGCCGTGGTCGTCGCCCGCCACCACCAGCACGCCGCCATGCGGCGACGAGCCGTAGGCGTTGCCGTGCTTGAGCGCGTCGCCGGCGCGGTCCACGCCCGGGCCTTTGCCGTACCACATCGCGAACACGCCTTCGACGGTGCGCTCCGGGTCCGATTCCACGCGCTGCGTGCCGAGTACGGCGGTGCCGCCGAGTTCTTCGTTGATGGCGGGCAAGAAGCGGATATCACTCGCCGTGAGCAGTTTCTTCGCCTTCCACAATTGCTGATCGACCATGCCGAGCGGCGAGCCGCGATAACCGCTGATGAAACCGGCGGTGTTCATTCCGCGTGCCTTATCGGCGGCGCGCTGCATGAGCACGAGGCGCACCAGCGCCTGCGTGCCGGTCAGGAAGATGCGGCCGCGCGTCGCGGTGAGGTTGTCGGACAGCTTGTAATCGGCGAGTGCGGGCGTGCCGTCGATGGGCAGGCGAGCGGTCATGGGTGAGTCTCCAATATTTGCATCCGCGCGCGGTGGTGGGGACTACAAACGTCACGCAGCGAAAGAGACTCTATTTTTTAGCGCCGATTGGAGTGGATTTTTTCTACTTCGACCCGCCGTTCACGAATAGGCGAGAAGAGCCGCACGTTTTAACGGAGTTTTGAGATAGATCTGCCGCGCCGTGGCCGTGTTGGGGTATGCCCTGGTGCGTTTCGAGCGCGTCTCGAACGTCTTATTGCGCCGGGGCCGTTGCTCTCGCTGCGGCGATCGGCGCCTCGTCGAGCGGCACGATCTCGTCGAAATGCGAGTAGTCGATATGGCTCACGCCGTCCTGCTCGCTCATGATGTCGACGAAACGGTAATGCCAGCGGATCTGATCGCACGACCACAAGTGGCGCGCCTGCATGGTTTGCGCGGTCGACTCGTCGACGCCTTCCAGCGTGAGAATCAGCGAAGTGTCGCGTTGCTTGAGCGTTTCGGCGGTTTCGCCGAACAGCGGGCTGCTTTCGTCGACGATATGCATGACCGTCCAGCCCAGCTTGAACACCGGGTGCTGATCGCGCACCAGCGTCAGATCATAGAGTTTGCGCAGCGTATAACCTTCGGCCGTGGTTTCCTGGCGCAGAAGGCGCAGCCTTGCGTGGGCTTCAGCGATCACGTTCTGACGCGCGTTGGCCGAGCGCACCATGAGCGTCATGCGGCCGTCGAGCGGCCGGATCACCGCGTGGCGGGCGAACATGATCTTGGCGTGCGGGCGGGAAAAGCGCGCGAAGATCAGGCCGGTCGCCAACGCAATGCCGGACATGCCGACGAAAATTTCCAGCGTGGCGATCCAGTGCGCGTAGACGGTTTGCGGATGCATGTCGCCGTATCCGACCGTCGCGAGCGTTTCGACGCTAAAGAAAAATGCGCCGCCGAAACCGGCGGGAAACTGATTGGCGATCGGCGCGTTGCCCAGCATGTAGAGTGCGGCGAAGGTGGTGTTGAGCAGCAGGAACAGAACCGCGAGCGAGACGAAAAACGTCGGCCAGCGAACCGCGAGCGCGCGGTGATAGAGATCCTGCCAGAGCGGTGTCGGCATGCCGTGGGCGATGATCACGCGATCGTCCAGGCGCAGTTCACGGCTGCCGCGCGGGCGGCGCGTCGGCGCGCGTGCTTCGCCGTTGCCGAAGGCGGAAGGACGGTCCGTTGGTTCTGTAGCCATCGCTGGTTCGTGGAAATGAAAACGGCCAAAGCGTAGCATGCCGCCTGGTTTGCGAAAGGTGATTTTCGGCGGGTGCGCGGGCGCATCGCGGATGTGGCTGGAAGCGCTGCTGCGGTGTGCTGTCGTGCTCACCTCCGGCCTTCTAACACCGTGTGCGCGGATCGCCGGCGCACCGACTGTGCCCGCCACGAACGGCGCTTCGTTCAGGCATGCCGACACGGCGTCATCGCGCTCGGCACCGTGCGCTCACGCAACCACGCCACGGCATACGCGCGCTTCGGCTTTACGGAAAGGCGCGCGGCCTGGGAATACCCGCACCGTGTTCGATATCGTCGACGGCCTGCTGGTGGGCCGCCGCGACCGCTTCGGTCTCGGCACCGTAGCCGTTGTCGCCGCCTACCGTCGTCCACGGTTTGACGGCCTTTTCGCGATGGCGGATTTCGTATTCCGCATCCCAGCGTGCGCCGTTGAGTTCGAGCGGGCGGACGTGAATCGAATACACGCCGTAGAGGAAGAGTTGTTCAGCCATGACCGCCTCCGGCCAGTAGATCCAGGGTGGCGCAACGCGAACGCACATGCAAACACGAAGGGCGCGGCGCCGGTCTGCCTAGAGTTCGATTTCCCCGAGGATGCGATGAGCGAGCGCCTTGGCTTCTTCGAGGGCTTCCTCCGGCGTCGACGAAGTGGCTTCGACTTCGTAGACCGTGGTTTCCTGATCGGCGGTTTCGTCGCCTTCGTCGCGCGAGAGGGTGACCACGCCCTGCCAGGTGTCTTCTTCTATTTCTCTTGTCGAGGCAATGGCCGTGTAGATGCCTTTGGTGTAGGTGATGTCGTCCATGGCGTCTCTCCGTCTTCCAAAGGTTTCGGTTTTTTCATCCTAGCACGATGATGAAGGTTCGGTTCTCCGCGCTGGCGGCGCTCCCTGCCGGTGACAATGCGCGCCGCGCAAGGCAACAGGATTACAGCAACGCGACGACTTCATCGAGCGACGGCGCGTGCGCGCCGGCATGGCGGCACGCGGCCGCACCGGCGGCCAGCGCGAACGCGAGGTGTTCGGGCCACGCCCGTTGCGGGGCGGTCATCAGGCTGAACAGCAGGCCGCCGATCGACGCGTCGCCCGCGCCGACCGTGTCGACGACCTCGACGCGCGGCGGCCGGGCCTCGATCACCATGGCGCCGTCGATCAACACGGCGGTCTCCGGTCCGCGTGTCACCAGCACGGTAGCGGCAGGATTCATGGCCCGCAGTTGTGCAAGGGCGTGGGCTTCGTCGTCGGTCTTGAAGAGCAGGCGCAGGTCTTCGTCCGATACCTTGATCAGATCCGCGAGCGCGGCCATTTTCCGCAACGTGGGTTCGTAGCCGTGCTCCATCAGGTTCCGGTAGTTCGGATCGAAACTGATTTTCACGCCTTGTGAGCGCAACTGGGCCGCGAGCGCTGCGAGCGTGTTGCCGAGCGGTTGCCGCACGAGGCTGATGCAGCCGAAGTGCGCCCACTTTACGTGGTTCGCCCAGCCCCCCGGCAGGCGCGCCGGATCGAAGGCCAGATCGGCGCTGTTTTCGCCCATGAAGAAATACGCGGGCGGATGGGTCTGATGCACGATCGCGAGCAAGGGCGGGCGTTCCACGCGCTGCATGAAGCGCATGTCGAGCCCTGCGGCGACGCTGGCGTTCCACAGTTCATCGGAGAAATTGTCGACGCCCAGCGAGCCGGCGCACGCCGTGGGCAGGCCGAGCCGCGCCACGCAGCGCGCCACGTTCCAGCCGGCGCCGCCGGGACGCGAGAGCCATTGCGAAGGGCCGGTGCGTACGAGATCGGTGAGGATGTCGCCGGCTGAGACGAAGAAAGGGAATTCGCTGTTCGCGCTGGGGTTGCTCATTTTGTCTGCTCCGCGGATTCGGATGCGGCGGCCGCGCCATCGGGCAGCGCGTGGGCCAGAACCTCGTAGCACGCGCCCATGGTGTGATAGTCGGTCTTGCCGGCCGGACTTTTTTCGTCGCTGTACTTGCGGTTGTCGCACGTGAGTATGCGATACCACGCGCCATACTTGTGATCGACGAAATGCGCCCAGCTATAGCGCCAGATCTCGTCGTACCAGTCCCAGAAGCGTTCGTTGCCGGTGCGCTTGCCGAGCAGCGCGGCCGTCGCGAAGGTCTCCGCCTGGACCCAGAAATACTTGTCGTGATCGCACACGGTGCCGTCGGGGCCGAAGCCGTAATAGAGGCCGCCGTGGTCTTCGTCCCACGCGTGCGTCATGGCGGCGTCGAACAGTTCGATGGCGCGCGGCAACAGCCACGGCAACGGACGGTAGCGCTCCAGGATCAGCAGCAGTTTCGCCCATTCGGTCTGATGCCCCGGCTGGAAACCCCACGGGCGGAAAATGTTCGAACTGTCTTCCTCGTTGTAGTGCCAGTCGACCGACCAGTCTGAATGAAAGTGCTCCCACACCAGACCCTGCGACAACTTCGCCTGACGCAGTGTGATATTCGACGCCACCCGTTCGGCGCGATCCAGATAAACGAGATGGCCAGTCGCTTCATGCGCGGCGAGCAGCGCCTCGGTGGTGTGCATGTTCGCGTTCTGCCCGCGGTACGAACTGACTCGCCATTCGGGCGATGCTTCGTCGGCATAGAGGCCCGCGGCGGCGTCCCAGAAGCGGTGCTCCATCAGTTCGAAGGTCGCGCCGATCATGGGCTTCGCTTCCTCGATGCCGGCCATCGCCGCATGCGAATAGGCGAGCAGGACGAACGCGAGGCCGTAGCAGTGGCGCGTCGCATCGAGCGTGCGCTTTTTGCCGTCATGCCATTCGAGTTCCCAGTCATAGCCTTCGTGCTGGGCGTCCCAATGCGCGTCGCGCAGGAACCGCAAACCGTGGCGCGCGTATTCGAGATGCTGCGGGTCGCCGAACTGGCGGTACGCCATCGCGTAGTTGAAGACGTAGCGGCAACTGCTCACCAGATGCCGCGTGGTCTTGTCGTAGACCGAACCGTCGTCGCGGAAGAAATGGAAAAAGCCGCCGCTCGGATCGAGCACGGTCGGCGCGTAAAAGCGCAGCGTGTCCTGCACATGCGAGAGCAGAAAGCCGCGTTCGCGAAAGCTTTCGACGGGCGGCACCGCGGCGGTGCCGTTAGTGGGGTGAAGCGGATCGGATTGCGTCATGGCGTTTTCACCAAAGTACTGGCACGGGCAATGAGATGGACGGGCAGGCGGACTTCCAGTTCGGCGGGTGCGTCTTCGAGCAGGAGCTCGACGCCGCGCCGGCCGAGCGCTTCCTTGTCCACCGAGATGGTGGACAGCGGCGGCGTGGCATGCGCGGCGGCGGGAATGTCGTCGAAACCGATGATGGCGATGTCCTCGGGCACGCGCAGACCACGCGCGAGGCACGCGCGCAGCGCGGCGAGCGCGGCGGCGTCGTTGTAGGCAAACACGGCGTCGGGGCGCGGGCCCGGCGCGTCGAGCAGTTGATGCATCGCGCGCGCGGCGCCGCTGTCGGGGTCGAGGCCTGCGTCGATGGTCACTTCCAGCGACGGGTCGAACAGCAGCCCGGCTTCGAAAAACGCGCGGCGGTAGCCGAGCGCCCGCTGCGCAATGCTGAAGTGCGCAAGCGAGCCGCCGATGAACGCGACGCGCTTGCGCTGCTGTTCGAACAGATGCCGCATGGCGAGCGTGGCGCCCGCGGCGTTGTCGAGATTCACCGAGCGCAGGCCGGGCGCCCACAGGTCGATCAGCACGAGCGGGCGCTGCATTGCTGCCAGCGTGGCCAGCGTTTCCGGTTCGACGAAACCGGCAATCGCCACCGCATCCGGCGCATGCAGGCGCATCTGCTGGATCACGTCCTCGGTCGGGCCGGCGGTCAGCACGGACGGTACGATGCCGCGCTCGCGGCAGGCGTCTTCCACGCCGTGCAGCACGTGCGAAAAGAACGGGCTCACAGCGAAATTGTTGTGCTGACGGTGCAGCAGAAAGGTGAGACGGCGGATGCGCGGGCGCAATTGCGCGGCGTCATAGCCGAGCTTGCGCGCCGCCTCGACGACGCGCTCGCGGGTGGCCTCGGAGAGGCCCGGCTGGTTCTTCAATGCGCGTGAGACGGTGCCGATCGACACGCTGGCCGCGCGGGCGACGTCGCGGATAGTTGTGGCCATCGAATCAGGCGGACGCGCATGGGCGACCGCACGGTGTTTGGGTTCGGGCGATTGTATAGTAAAACTGTGCTAAAACAGCCCGAACAACCGTCGATCGATACCCGTAAATACCCGTAAGATATGGTCTTGGCCCGAAATTTTATGTTTAGTAAAATAAGCTAAACAACCTCCTGAACCGCCTCCGTGAGCCGCATGGTTACTCTAGCGAGGCATGAGCGGCTTCGGCTTGTCCGCGCAGTAACGCCACGCTCTCGTCCGCGTCGATCAGCACGAAACCGCTCGCCTCGTGTTTCGCGCGCCGCTTGGCCAGTGCCGCAACGGAGGCGATTTCCTCGCTGGTATAGAGCGACGGTCCCTCGCCGGGCTCGACGTGCACGCAGCCGATCGCCATCGTCACGAAACCGAAGAAGGTCGGATTGCCGCGCCGGTCCTCGCCGTGAATGCCGCCGGCGAGCCGGTCGGTCGGCGCGTAAAAGCGCTGTGCGCCCTCGTTGAACACGTGGATCGCGCGCAGCACGCGTTCGCGCCAGTCCTCGCTCTGGAACAGAATCAGGAAGTCGTCGCCGCCCACGTGCCCAAGGAAGTCGCGGGTTGGGTCGCACACGTCGGCGAGCACGAGGGCGGCGAATTTCAATACCTCGTCGCCTTGCCAGTAGCCGTATTGATCGTTGAACGGCTTGAAGTGATTCAGGTCCACGTAGCACGCGTAGAAGCCGGCGTCGTTGCCGAGCAGGCGGGCAATGTGCGAACTGATCGGAATATTGCCCGGCAGGAAAGTCAGCGGATTCGCGTAGCGCGCCGCTTCGATGCGCACCTCGGTCACCGCGCGCACGAGGTTCTCGCCGGTGCCGAGGCCGGCGTATTTGCCGTTGTCGGTAATGACGAAGCCGTCGGCAAGATAGCGCTGGTCGTCGCTCGCGAGAAGCTTGGCCATTTGCTCGACTGTCATGGATTTTTCGATGACGACCGGCGACGCATTGGCGAACAGCAGGCAAGGACGCTTGCCGAACAGTTCCCGGTGATACGGCAGCGCGTAGCGGTCCATGAAGCTGCGGCGGTTGATCAGCGCGACCGGCTCGTCGTGCTCGACCACCGCGACCGCGTGCAGGTCGGGCAGACGGTTGAACAGTTCGAGCACGTCGTTGTTGGTGGCCTGGCGCGGCAACGCGGGCGCGTGCACCAGCATTTTCGCGGACGCCATACCGCCCGAAGGCGACGCGCTGCTCACCGTGCGCGTGGTTTCGGGAAACACGGCGATGTGGCCGGCGCGCAGCGCGTCGCGGGCGTCGTCGGTCACCTTGCGGGCCGGCTGCGCGTGCGGACGGCCGAAGAAAAACCCCTGCCCGCAGCCGATCCCCATGTCGCGCACCACGATCAGGTCCGCTTCGTTTTCGATGCCTTCGGCCACGAGCCGCGCACCGCTCGCGCTCGCGAAGTGCTGCATGGCGCGCACCGCTTCGAACTTGAGCGGGTCGCAGGCAATGTCGTGAATGAAGAAGCGGTCGATCTTCACGACGTCCGGTTGCAGCCGCACCCACAAGTTCATGCTGGCGTTCGCGGTGCCGTAATCGTCGAGCGCGAATTGTGCGCCGTCACTGCGCAGCGCCGCGATCACGGGCAGGAAACTGCTCACATCCGGAATCGTGCTTTGCTCCGTCAGTTCGATAACGAGCCGCTGCGGATCGACGCCGTGATGACGCAGGAGAGCATGCGTTTCGTCGCGCGCCTCGGCCAGTTGGCGGAGCGCGCCCGCGCTGAAATTCAGGAACAGCTTGCCGTCGAACTCGAGCCGCGCGAACGCTTCGATGCAGGTGCGCGCGGCGGCGCGTTCGAGTGCGATGCCGCAGCCTTCGGCGAGCGCTTGCGAAAACAGGGCGAACGGCGCCTCGAGCGGCGTGCCGGCCGGCCCGCGAATCAGACCTTCGTAGCCGAGGATCGCGCCGTCTTCGAAATCGATGATCGGCTGGAAAACGGCGGACAGATCGCGCCGGGCTATCAGTTCCTCGATGCGCGGCGCGGCGGATCGGGAGGGCGGGCTAGGTTGCATGGCAGGTGGGGTAGCGATCGACCTTTGGCTTATCGGCCGGACCCGCAGGTAATTAAGTGAACTTTTAGTGACTCGCCGCACCGGGACGGTGCGGTTGGATTTGCGTTTGTGCCGGCGGCCTTCCGTTCGCTGGATTCGCGTTGCCAGGAATTTGCCTATGCCATCCAGCCGAGGCGACAGCGGCGCCGTTTGCGCGTGAAATAACAAAAAAGCCGCGCGAGGCGGCTTTCTTCAAATGACGCTCAGGGAGGGCGCTTATGAATGTCCTGTTTGCATTGCGCGCATATTCAATGGCGCGCGACGGCGGCGGCGGGCCGCTCGCGCGAGGCGGCGTGGGTCTCGCCGCTGGTGTCGCGCGCGCCCCAGCGCTGCGCGAGCGCGGCGCACACCATCAGCTGGATCTGGTGGAACAGCATGAGCGGCAAGACCACCGCGCCCACTGCGTGCGAGGCGAAAATCACCTTGGCCATCGGCACGCCGGCCGCGAGGCTCTTTTTCGAACCGCAGAAGATGATAGTGATCTGGTCCGCACGGCTAAAGCCGAGCCGCTTGCTGACGAACATCGTCACCGCCAGAGCGAGAGCAAGCAGCACGACGCACACCACCAGCAGGCCGCCGAGCGCGGAGAGCGGAATCTGATGCCACAGGCCTTCAGTAACGGCCTCGCTGAACGCGCCGTACACCACCAGCAGGATCGAGCCCTGGTCGACGAATTTCAGCACGCCGCGATTGCGCTCGATCCACTTGCCGATCAACGGGCGCAGCAACTGCCCGGCCACGAACGGCACCAGAAGCTGCAGCACGATATTGCCCACCGTGTGCCACGGCGAAGCGCCGCCGCCGGCCGCCTGATTGGTAATGACGACACTGACGAGCGCGGGCGTGATGAAGATGCCGAGCAGGCTCGAGGCCGACGCGCTGCATACGGCAGCCGGCACGTTGCCTTTGGCAATGGACGTGAACGCGATCGACGACTGAACCGTAGACGGCAGCGTGCAGAGGAAGAGGATCCCCGCATAGAGCGCCGGCGTGACAAGTGGCGAAAGGAGCGGTTTAAGCGCGAGGCCGAGCAGCGGAAAGAGCGCGAACGTGCTGAGCAGC
This genomic stretch from Paraburkholderia dioscoreae harbors:
- a CDS encoding copper homeostasis protein CutC — protein: MSVLLEVIATTVADVRLAAQAGANRLELVTATGEGGLTPSLGLIEAAVAAVEIPVNVIVRPHSRSFVYDADDYAVMLRDVRAVKAAGANGVVIGMLDAEGGIDREGLARAIDAADGLAVTFHRAFDEARDLRESLDVLLGFDAVTNVLTSGGRPSALHAKATIRELVRQASGSHLTVLAGAGLTVEAITGFVSSTQVEAVHFGSGVRVDDNGLAPVDADKVARVRALLDAQA
- a CDS encoding indolepyruvate ferredoxin oxidoreductase family protein yields the protein MTARLPIDGTPALADYKLSDNLTATRGRIFLTGTQALVRLVLMQRAADKARGMNTAGFISGYRGSPLGMVDQQLWKAKKLLTASDIRFLPAINEELGGTAVLGTQRVESDPERTVEGVFAMWYGKGPGVDRAGDALKHGNAYGSSPHGGVLVVAGDDHGCVSSSMPHQSDFALMAWHMPVVNPSNIADMLEFGLYGWALSRFSGAWVGYKAISETVESGSTVDLDALRTDWAAPQDFEAPAGGLHNRWPDLPSLTIESRMHAKLDAVRHFARVNSIDKWIAPSPHANVGIVTCGKAHLDLMETLRRLDLTVADLEAAGVRIYKVGLSFPLEMTRIDAFVSGLSEVLVIEEKGPVIEQQIKDYLYNRTQGTRPIVVGKNAEDGTLLLSSLGELRPSRILPVFANWLAKHKPALDRRERVVDLVAPQILSNAADSVKRTPYFCSGCPHNTSTKVPEGSIAHAGIGCHFMASWMERDTTGLIQMGGEGVDWASHSMFTKTRHVFQNLGDGTYFHSGILAIRQAVAAKATITYKILYNDAVAMTGGQPVDGSISVPQIARQVEAEGVSRFVVVSDEPEKYDGHHDLFPKGTTFHHRSEMDAVQRQLRDTDGVTVLIYDQTCAAEKRRRRKKGEFPDPDKRLFINEEVCEGCGDCGVQSNCLSVEPVETALGRKRRIDQSSCNKDYSCVNGFCPSFVTVEGGKLKKAAGAAFDPAALAARVDALPIPATHLDAAPYDILVTGVGGTGVVTVGALISMAAHLEGKSASVLDFMGFAQKGGSVLSFVRFAARDEWLNQVRIDTQQADVLLACDMVVGASADALQTVRHGRTRIVVNTHAIPNATFVTNPDATLHADALLDKMRHAAGAERMSTCDAQALATRFLGDTIGANILMLGYAWQLGLVPVSFGAMMRAIELNNVAVPMNQLAFSIGRLAAEDPAALESLWQARHQAKQTVRVDTLDELIAHREGRLQIYGGASYQKRYRALVDAARRAETAVDANSERVTRAVATTFYRLLAVKDEYEVARLHTDAAFREALEAQFEGVAGKDFGIKFNLAPPTLTRPEPGKNPAKKTFGQWMWPVLGTLAKFRGLRGTLLDPFGRTLERKMERELAGDYETTLQRALAKLDADNLEEVAKLADLHARVRGYGHVKLANLAGVKRGERDLAARLQIEAATGESVRKSLEEVKGAGQLRGIPVVVAK
- a CDS encoding LacI family DNA-binding transcriptional regulator, translating into MATTIRDVARAASVSIGTVSRALKNQPGLSEATRERVVEAARKLGYDAAQLRPRIRRLTFLLHRQHNNFAVSPFFSHVLHGVEDACRERGIVPSVLTAGPTEDVIQQMRLHAPDAVAIAGFVEPETLATLAAMQRPLVLIDLWAPGLRSVNLDNAAGATLAMRHLFEQQRKRVAFIGGSLAHFSIAQRALGYRRAFFEAGLLFDPSLEVTIDAGLDPDSGAARAMHQLLDAPGPRPDAVFAYNDAAALAALRACLARGLRVPEDIAIIGFDDIPAAAHATPPLSTISVDKEALGRRGVELLLEDAPAELEVRLPVHLIARASTLVKTP
- a CDS encoding carbohydrate kinase family protein, which translates into the protein MSNPSANSEFPFFVSAGDILTDLVRTGPSQWLSRPGGAGWNVARCVARLGLPTACAGSLGVDNFSDELWNASVAAGLDMRFMQRVERPPLLAIVHQTHPPAYFFMGENSADLAFDPARLPGGWANHVKWAHFGCISLVRQPLGNTLAALAAQLRSQGVKISFDPNYRNLMEHGYEPTLRKMAALADLIKVSDEDLRLLFKTDDEAHALAQLRAMNPAATVLVTRGPETAVLIDGAMVIEARPPRVEVVDTVGAGDASIGGLLFSLMTAPQRAWPEHLAFALAAGAAACRHAGAHAPSLDEVVALL
- a CDS encoding ion channel; amino-acid sequence: MATEPTDRPSAFGNGEARAPTRRPRGSRELRLDDRVIIAHGMPTPLWQDLYHRALAVRWPTFFVSLAVLFLLLNTTFAALYMLGNAPIANQFPAGFGGAFFFSVETLATVGYGDMHPQTVYAHWIATLEIFVGMSGIALATGLIFARFSRPHAKIMFARHAVIRPLDGRMTLMVRSANARQNVIAEAHARLRLLRQETTAEGYTLRKLYDLTLVRDQHPVFKLGWTVMHIVDESSPLFGETAETLKQRDTSLILTLEGVDESTAQTMQARHLWSCDQIRWHYRFVDIMSEQDGVSHIDYSHFDEIVPLDEAPIAAARATAPAQ
- a CDS encoding AGE family epimerase/isomerase, with the translated sequence MTQSDPLHPTNGTAAVPPVESFRERGFLLSHVQDTLRFYAPTVLDPSGGFFHFFRDDGSVYDKTTRHLVSSCRYVFNYAMAYRQFGDPQHLEYARHGLRFLRDAHWDAQHEGYDWELEWHDGKKRTLDATRHCYGLAFVLLAYSHAAMAGIEEAKPMIGATFELMEHRFWDAAAGLYADEASPEWRVSSYRGQNANMHTTEALLAAHEATGHLVYLDRAERVASNITLRQAKLSQGLVWEHFHSDWSVDWHYNEEDSSNIFRPWGFQPGHQTEWAKLLLILERYRPLPWLLPRAIELFDAAMTHAWDEDHGGLYYGFGPDGTVCDHDKYFWVQAETFATAALLGKRTGNERFWDWYDEIWRYSWAHFVDHKYGAWYRILTCDNRKYSDEKSPAGKTDYHTMGACYEVLAHALPDGAAAASESAEQTK